A DNA window from Pseudomonas wuhanensis contains the following coding sequences:
- a CDS encoding NAD-dependent epimerase/dehydratase family protein, with product MKKLLLLGASGFIGQGVYEILSQVKDIQVTRHSRSPRVGYDVCEFGSREFIELVSDSDFVVNCTGIGLSRLGASTDSNEMLTEQILASISLGGTDKKNLLHLSSVKAHNPEKRRDAYADDKWAAEQVIHLNSHKVQGVILRVPTVLGRHDKNLLPMISLCKLKLLPLVTNQLPALHVIGVDSIAQCIIQWLARRPDQTLQTYYLLSDDTMTYNDLVGEVYARLQVVEDVAMLRRVKVRTLFRIYKVLSFVDAFRRQRKLFPWARFNDLFIYPWHIEKNVKVIMTQSKLSVLVGAYFENIQD from the coding sequence GTGAAGAAGTTACTGCTTTTAGGGGCCAGTGGGTTTATCGGGCAGGGCGTCTACGAGATCCTCAGCCAGGTGAAAGATATCCAGGTTACTCGCCACTCACGTTCGCCGAGGGTTGGTTATGACGTTTGCGAATTCGGCTCCAGGGAATTTATCGAATTAGTGAGTGACAGTGACTTTGTTGTCAATTGTACGGGGATCGGCCTCAGTCGTTTGGGGGCGAGTACCGACAGTAACGAGATGCTCACGGAGCAGATACTTGCGTCGATTTCCCTCGGTGGGACTGACAAGAAGAATCTTCTTCATTTGAGCAGCGTCAAGGCTCACAATCCTGAAAAAAGACGGGATGCGTACGCCGACGATAAGTGGGCGGCAGAGCAAGTTATCCATTTAAATAGCCACAAGGTGCAAGGGGTCATTTTGCGGGTGCCGACAGTACTGGGGCGCCATGACAAAAATCTGCTGCCGATGATTTCACTGTGCAAGTTGAAGTTGCTGCCATTGGTGACGAATCAGCTCCCGGCGTTGCATGTCATTGGCGTGGACAGTATTGCGCAGTGCATTATTCAATGGCTGGCACGCCGCCCTGACCAGACACTGCAGACGTATTACCTGCTGAGCGATGACACGATGACCTATAACGATCTGGTAGGCGAAGTGTACGCCAGGCTCCAGGTAGTTGAGGATGTTGCCATGTTGCGAAGAGTGAAGGTGCGCACACTGTTCAGGATTTACAAAGTGCTGTCTTTTGTGGATGCCTTCAGGCGCCAGCGGAAATTATTTCCTTGGGCGCGTTTCAATGATCTATTTATCTATCCGTGGCATATCGAAAAAAATGTCAAGGTGATCATGACGCAGTCGAAGTTGTCGGTATTGGTAGGGGCATATTTTGAAAACATTCAGGATTGA
- a CDS encoding aminotransferase class I/II-fold pyridoxal phosphate-dependent enzyme, whose translation MRIDDVALKSKELGYYTYFPQVRSACGRDMTLVDGRNMLNFASCDYLGLSNHERMKESAIAAIRKYGSNIGGPMIFSGFTEYHERLQNSYSDLYAGRTSLMFTTSYQANFGVIPLAAERADLILLDKLSHVSIWDGVKLSGCPFRAYSHADIEMLEQLVQLNQDKKILIITDGVFSADGDVADLGRIVRLKRFHPCLEIYIDDAHGVGMLGSSGQGACEAAGVVLEIDYIVGTMSKAFGSSGGFVVFKDEAFAERVRFRCPTYNASRSVSPGVASASCTALEINASEGGARRAKLADLTRYTHEQLESLGVDKLHSRTAVIPVVFKDPMEAARVNAELVGKGIMGSLFVPPFVPNHQSRIRLCLTYNHTMADVDYCIDSLRKII comes from the coding sequence ATGCGTATTGATGATGTTGCGTTAAAATCGAAAGAGTTGGGCTATTACACCTACTTTCCTCAAGTGCGTTCAGCCTGTGGTCGGGATATGACGCTCGTTGATGGTCGCAATATGCTGAACTTTGCTTCGTGCGATTATTTAGGGCTTTCAAATCACGAGCGCATGAAAGAGTCGGCGATTGCTGCCATCCGGAAGTACGGCTCAAATATCGGCGGCCCCATGATCTTCAGTGGCTTCACCGAATACCATGAGCGTCTGCAAAATAGCTATAGCGATTTGTATGCTGGGCGAACATCGCTGATGTTTACCACCTCCTATCAGGCGAATTTTGGGGTTATCCCCTTGGCGGCTGAGCGTGCCGATCTGATTTTGCTGGACAAGCTGTCACATGTCTCAATCTGGGACGGCGTGAAGTTATCGGGTTGTCCATTCAGGGCCTACAGTCATGCCGATATCGAAATGTTGGAGCAGCTGGTCCAGTTAAATCAAGATAAGAAAATTTTAATCATTACCGATGGAGTTTTTTCGGCAGACGGCGATGTAGCTGATCTGGGAAGGATAGTCCGGTTGAAACGCTTCCATCCGTGCCTGGAAATCTACATTGATGATGCTCACGGTGTCGGTATGTTAGGCAGTTCTGGCCAAGGGGCTTGCGAAGCGGCCGGAGTGGTCTTGGAGATCGATTACATTGTCGGCACCATGAGTAAAGCTTTTGGCTCATCCGGTGGGTTCGTTGTATTCAAGGATGAGGCGTTTGCTGAAAGAGTCAGGTTCCGATGCCCCACCTATAATGCTTCCCGGTCAGTTTCACCGGGTGTCGCCTCCGCCTCTTGCACAGCCCTGGAGATCAATGCTTCGGAAGGGGGGGCGCGTCGGGCAAAACTTGCAGATCTCACCCGCTATACACATGAGCAACTTGAATCACTTGGCGTCGATAAGCTCCATTCCAGGACTGCGGTGATCCCGGTGGTCTTCAAGGATCCTATGGAGGCTGCCCGAGTCAATGCCGAGTTGGTCGGTAAAGGTATCATGGGGTCACTGTTCGTACCTCCCTTTGTACCCAATCACCAATCCAGGATCAGGTTGTGTCTGACATACAACCACACGATGGCCGATGTGGATTACTGCATTGATTCATTACGAAAGATTATCTGA
- a CDS encoding GNAT family N-acetyltransferase gives MSRVTGLAACDWYALMCLDKRVSVVGRTQEQLEQRVTAACEYSATEHNVPVAWKDESGEIVAFCIVHFDKEIRVNGLGNAYFSTLIALPVASILQQLMCSSVEYINSTRLLPGRVSDLVGPLHSSFLIERGLRTFESDFNVFSLPSNTVELTYALTQAGCRKEKDLIEIVFQPPSQGYQQHALEEKLTQRLADIEFHHCGQDELIAKSQLLADCYNQSWERNWGYSPASREQFEIASRNIKNISALIAERDDKVVGFTMFAPAMNEQGLYGRAFFTGVAPEYQRKGLSVALTLKLSAIALSKVGRSKISLSWMLEDNVMVLRTMRHLTRDGICHERAYRIYRYTASVE, from the coding sequence TGGTGGGGCGCACACAAGAGCAGCTTGAGCAGCGAGTAACAGCTGCGTGCGAGTACTCCGCAACTGAGCATAATGTACCAGTAGCATGGAAGGACGAGAGTGGCGAGATAGTCGCTTTCTGCATCGTGCATTTCGACAAAGAGATCAGGGTCAATGGACTGGGTAATGCGTACTTTTCGACGCTGATAGCGCTACCAGTAGCGAGCATCCTGCAACAGCTGATGTGCAGTTCAGTTGAGTATATAAACAGCACGCGGTTGCTACCTGGGCGGGTGTCTGACTTGGTAGGCCCACTCCACAGTTCGTTCTTGATTGAGCGAGGATTGCGCACGTTTGAGTCTGATTTCAATGTGTTTTCGTTGCCGTCAAACACGGTTGAGTTGACGTATGCCCTGACGCAAGCAGGATGTCGAAAGGAAAAAGACTTGATTGAAATTGTCTTTCAACCGCCGTCCCAGGGATATCAACAGCACGCTCTGGAAGAAAAGCTCACTCAGCGATTGGCCGATATTGAATTTCATCACTGCGGGCAAGATGAACTGATTGCCAAAAGTCAATTGTTGGCAGACTGTTACAATCAATCCTGGGAACGAAACTGGGGGTACAGTCCCGCCTCCAGAGAGCAGTTTGAAATCGCTTCGCGCAATATTAAAAACATATCGGCGCTTATCGCTGAGCGTGATGATAAAGTTGTCGGTTTTACTATGTTTGCCCCTGCGATGAATGAGCAGGGGTTGTATGGCCGCGCTTTTTTTACGGGAGTCGCTCCTGAGTATCAACGAAAAGGGTTGTCGGTAGCACTCACCTTGAAGTTGTCCGCGATCGCGTTGAGCAAGGTCGGTCGTAGCAAAATCAGTCTGTCCTGGATGCTGGAGGATAATGTCATGGTTCTTCGAACGATGCGTCACCTCACCCGGGACGGCATTTGCCATGAAAGAGCTTATCGAATCTATAGATATACCGCATCGGTTGAATGA